The sequence GATCGCGCTACCTTCATTGAGTGCAGAGCCTTGTGATCCGTACCGTCTCACCGATGCGGCGGCAACTCTCGATCACCACCTGAACATTCATTTGTTTAAGCAAGGAACAGGAGCCTACATTGTCATGGAGGGAGCTTTTTTCTGGTGGAATAACAATTTGGGTGTATGGGAAAATCAGCCCGACGACATAATTAGGCGGTTGGTTGCAGATGAGTCTAAGAAGGTCTACGCTTCACGGATTGTAAAAAACGGTGATGGCTTTGAGGAGCGAAAAACGTTTAAATATGCGACACATCGGAACGTTACTAGCGCGATCGGATACAACCGAGATCAGCTAGCGATTTCTAACTCTGAACGAACTTACAATGAGTCGTTGATTAATTTTACAAACGGGGTTCTTGACGTTGGAACCGGGGAGTTTCGGGCAGAGCACCGAAGAAATGATTATCTGACTCATCAAATCCAATCCCAGTTCCAGCCTGGTTCTGAGTGCCCGGAAGCATTTTTAGAATTTGTTAAAACCTGCTATGGACTAGATCAACTCGACACTATTCAAGCAGTCGTTCGATATTACATTGACTTCACTTTGCCCTATGGCAAGTTCGTTCATTTGGCTGGAAAATCGGGGACGGGTAAAGGCGTTCTGCTGCGGTTCCTATCTGATTTGCATGGCAGCTTTGCGAAAGGGTTGGGTGAGGATTTCGAGGCTGTATCCAAAGCCGAAACTCGTCACCAATACCTGACAGGCACACGAATAGGAGCATTTCCCGATATCTCTTCAAGTATCGGCAAGCTTGGGGCATTTTACGAATTAGTAGACAATGGCTCCCTAACTGGTCGTCCACTGTTCTCGTCATCGGGTTATCAAAAAAGGTGGAACGTTCGCTTTTTGACAGCAAGTACCCAAGAAATTCAATTTGAGGATTCTAGCCGGGGATGGGAGCGGCGATGCTTCCCGCTTCAAACGCTCGATAGGCAAGGCGTTGAAAATCCCGATTTAGAGGCGGGTGTACAAGCCTGCATAGGCGAAGTAGTTTCTTGGGCGATGTCGATGGAGCGATCACGGGTTCAAGAAATTTTGTGGCAAACTACGCCACAAACCCAGGAGCTTAGAGATGCACAGGCGATCGCGTCGGATTCGGTTGCCTCGTTCATCGATTTTTGCCTTGCTCCTGATAACCAAGGCGTTCCGATTTCCAAGGCAATTCTTTATCGCCAATATGCCGCTTACTGTGCGGCTACTGGACTAAAACCGAAGGGATACATGAGGTTCTGTACAGTTATGAAAGCGTCTCTAGGCAATCGCTTTGAGACTGGCAGGAGTAGCAGAATCGTAGACGGGAGCAAAGTAAATGTTCCAGCTTGCTTCTCAGGATTTAAGCCTATCAATAGGCTTTTTACCCCTCGCAATGCTGGCAGCACGATCGAAAATTCGGAATACGATTGTAATCTGAAGCATCTATCAGAAGGAGGCTTGGGGCTGTTCCGCGAGGCGATCGCCCCCACGGTCAAGGAGGTTGAGCCAGAACAGGCGCTTGCTACCGCAGAACAGCCGGAATCAATAAAATGGCAGCCTAAGATCGGGGATAAAGCATGGATCTGGCAATCTGAAATCAATGCTTGGCAAAAAGGGGAGATAACTGCTTTACCTGATCGATCCAACAATCGCTGGATAGCCATGATCGAAAGCTCAGGAATCGAATGCAACGTTTACAATATTTCCCATTTATCTCGCTTTGAAACGGTAGCAACGGCATGATAAATTCGGATTCTATTAAAAACCCTAGGACAACTGCTGAGACTAAGACCCAGAAGCAGTGGTTTTTCACGTCTGATGCTGCAATCGAGCTTGATTTGCCTGCCGAAAAACTGAGAGAGTTGTACAGAAATGGAATGTTTCAGATGGGCTTTCATATTCGAGATGTTTCTGCTCCAAAATCGAAGCGTCCAACTCTGCAATTTCATGTGGAACGCTGTTCAAAGCAACTAGAAACCCCACCCGAAAAACGTAAGCAGTACTAGAAATGACATTAGAAGAAGTTAATGCACGTCTCAAGGCGGCAAAAATTGGCATATCCATTGAATGTAGAGGCGATCGCCTGTCGCTCCGTGGCACGCTCCCACCTAAAATTAAACTGGGAGAGACGAAAACCAAGCAAAGAACTATCCCTCTTAAGATTTACGCTAACCCCGCTGGGTTAAAACGGGCAGAGAAAGAAGCGCGGAAATTAGGGGGGCAACTAGGTTGTAAAGAGTTCAATTGGGACGATTGGGAAGATGAACCCGAACCTGATCAAGAAACGGTTTCAAGTTGGGTGGAACGCTTTGAGACAGATTATTTTAATAGGCGCTCACGCACTCCAAAATCAGAAACGACATGGCGTACAGATTACAGGCAACCGTTTAGCCAGTTGCCTTCTGATGCTTTGCTAACGGCTGAAACGTTGCGTCAGTCAATCCTTGAGACAGAACCCGACACACGCAACAGACAGCGGCGTTGTATGGCATTGGGGCTGTTAGCCAAGTTTGCGGGTCTAGAGCTAAATGCAACGGCTCTGAGAGGTGATTACTCACCGAAGCGCGTTAGTCCTCGTGACTTGCCCACCGATGCAGAGATCAGCCAGTGGCGCGATCGTATTCCTAACCTGCGCTGGCAGTATGCTTTCGGTCTGATGGCTTGCTATGGCTTACGCAACCATGAGCTATTCCACATTGACTTAGAGAAGCTGAAAACCAATCCAGTTCTAAGCCTGATTGATGATAAAGACGGCGGCGGAAAGACGGGCGCTAGGCGGGTATGGGCTTGCTATCCCGAATGGTGGGACAAGTGGCAGTTGTGGAACGTTGATCTATTGCCTCAAGTCACTGGGAAAACCAACTCAGACTTAGGCAGTCGAGTAACCATAGCGTTAAAACGATATGGGTTTTACAAGCCCTACAACTTACGCCACGCTTGGGCAGTGAGAACGCTTGAGTTTGATATCCCTGTGGAACTAGCAGCGCAACAGATGGGACATAGCCTCAAAGTCCACGACGAGTCCTACCACGCTTGGATCTCAGACGATGTGCATCAACGGGCATTTGATCGAGCTATGCAGCGTCCCGATCGCCCACTAGCGCCCTAAATTTGCACTAAATTAACCCGATTATTAAGCCTATTTCAATGCAGTTTGGTACATTTGTTCATCAGTAAAAGGCTTGTTTTATAAGGGTTTTAGCCTGTATCGCCCTGGTACAGGCGTTTTACTATGGTGGACTGAAAATCCTCGTGTCCGGAGTTCAAGTCTCCGTCCTGGCATTTAACCAAGGTAAGCAAAGACCCTAGTCGTAAGCGATTTGGGAATTTTTTCTTAACCAATCTACTCTTAAGCTTAACCAATCTACTCTTAAGGGCGATCGCTACTCTGATTTCTGCGCCATTCAAGCGTCAAAATGCAATGGTTTGATTCTAAGCTTACGGAGTATGGGATTCAATTCAAACTAGAGAAGGCAACGATCGCCCTCACCAAACTATTTATGCTGACTGCTACTGAGCTAAAGTTAATCTGAATAGCCCCCCACTCAGAAGTCTACAGAAGATGAACAACATTACTCATATCGGTTTAGCGCCTGAAAAAACGCCTTGGGCAATTCGCTGGCAGTCGATCGCCCAAAACCGCATCTGGCTCATGCTGTTGTTAGCCGCTGGTAGTGCTAGCAGTGTGGTTTATCCCCATCCGCCGCTGGTGGCATTTGGGGCGATTGCGGGAACGACTCTTACCCCTCAAAAAGCGCTGGGAGCCACAACGGTAATATGGCTAGTCAATCAAATTTTCGGCTATGGGTTACGTCAATATCCTCAAACCGTTGAATCTCTGGGTTGGGCGATCGCTATGGGCATCGGGGCGCTGCTGATTACTGGTTTTGCCTCACTCAGACCGCAGTTTAGTCAAGCCACGTTTAAAGGTCATTGTCTATGGGTGCTGGCGATCGCGGTGGCGGGATTTGTGATGTTTGAAGGAATTATCTTGTCATTGGGTTTTCTGCTCACAGGCAGCCATGTTTTCACCTGGGAGGTTTTAGGGAGTTTGTTCACCAAGGAAGTGATTTGGACTGTGGCTCTGACTGGTGTTTATGGTGCGATCGCCCGTCATAGCCGTTAGATCACCGACTGTAACGGTGAGGTTCTTACGCGAGAGTTTTGTGGCGATCGGACTCTGTTGAGGGGGCAAGTGCGTTAGCCCGGACAGCGCGGAACATGCCAAAGCGACAAAGACCTGCACCAAAAGCTAGCCGCATCAAAAGAAGAGTTGGGACTTCTCGTAAAGACTTAATAAAACCGGAAAAGCCGAACTTTACTAATCCTGTAGGTCGAATAATTCCTTGCCAAATAGAATCAATCCAAGACGGCAGGGTTTGTGGAGTCCAGTCTGCCGTCGTCACCAAACCTTCAACGAATCCCGTTTTTGCCAAAAGTTCAGAAAACCCTTCGATGCTAGAAAAAGCGGGATGCGACCACTGATCGAGCAGTTGCTGCATGACTGGGCGCTCCCAGAAATTAAGCGGAATTTGGCGATCGTCTCTCTGGTTCCAATCTGCCATGACCATAATGCCGCCGGGTTTGAGTACTCTCATCAATTCTTTAGCAAAAATGGCTTTATCTGGCATGTGAGGCCCCGCCTCAATTGACCAAACCACATCGAAGCTGGCATCTGGAAAAGAGAGCGCCATTGCGTCATCGACCTGAAACTGCGCATTGAGTTCTGGGGGCGTTAACTGCTGGGCACGACTCACCTGCTGAGGACTAATGGTCACGCCTGTGACTGCAAATCCGTAGTCCTCTGCCAAAATGCGGCTGCTCCCCCCGATGCCACAGCCCACATCCAAAACGGTGGCGTTACGGGGCAGTTGATCTAGCCCGCCCCAACGCACCATTTCATGAACAAAGTCAGCCTTTGCTGTTAAAAAATCTTTCGGTCGAGGTGGCGAACCATAGTGCCCCAAGTGGATGTGTTCACCCCAGTAAAATTCCAAAATACCGTCTTCTGTCCATTGGTCGTAGGAATTGGCAACGGAGTCAGAGGATTGATAGCGGCGGGCAGTTGCTAAGTAAAGGACAATGCCGACCGTCGGTAGGGCAAGGAGCAACCCAAGGGTGAGAAATAGATTCATTCAGAGCGATTGTTGAAAGAGGGGCTTATTCAATATATCAAACTGCATGGATGACCTCGATCGCTTTCAAAAGAACCTTAAACCTAACATGGGTTCCGAGGTCACAGAAATAGGATAAGCGAGAAAAACAGGCTGAGAAAAAGTTACCGAGTATTAAGTGACATGAGTATTGATGTGGCATTCTGGAATTTTAGAGGCTTTAATTGGAGTACCTAAGAAGGGTTCAGGGCGCATGAGTCAGAAGTGGCATAGAGCTAATTGGAATTACTTCACCGCCTGGTGAGCCTTACTAGGAGCACTTTAAACATGACAGAGAATCATTGGGTTCGCTGGAATGCCAGACCAGACTATGATCGCTGGCAAGGTATTTTAAGCACCTGCGCGATCGCTGGGAGTTGGCTGTATCTCAATCGCTCGGTGCTGGATTGGCTAGCACAGACCTTACAAGAAATTTCGGTATTTAATGGATTAATGCTAATAGCCGGAGGCTTACTCCTGCTGGGTTTAGGTATTTATTATCGCCAACAGATTCAATTTTCGGCACTGACCCTTCGGGCTTTACCATTGGCAATCATGCTGGGCTGCGGAATCGGGGCGATCGCTACTCGTTGGCTCATTGCCTTAGAACAATTGCCTGTTGTGCTATTTGTTTCAGGCACTTATGGCATGTTGGGCTTATTTCTTGCTCCTGTTACTTGGCGTAAAGGCTTACCTGTAGGCGTGGCGATCGCCTGTTTGTTTCCCTTTGGGGTGCAGTTTAGTACCGGGTTAGGTGCGCCAGCGCGGGTACTCACTGCCTATGTTGTGGAATTTGTTCTGAACCTCTGGCACGTACCCGCTATTTCTACCGAAGATATTATTTTGCTCGATACGGGCGTGGCATATGTTGATAGTCCTTGCAGCGGGCTGAAAAGTATGTGGACAGGAACGTTGTTTCTACTGGCTGCAACTTGGCTTGAGAATCGGGAAATGGGATTGCGTTGGCTTGTCGTCGGTGTGGCTAATTTAGGTTTTTTGGCGATCGCCAATACTGCTCGCATCATTACCCTCGTCGTTCTTACCCACGTTCTCCATCAGCCTGCTCTAGCTGAGATGCTCCATGTGCCTCTGGGGTTAATGGGTTTTGTGATCGCTAGTTTAACAACTTGGGGCTTGTTGCGCTGGGTTCCGCGGCAGCGAAGCATTACCGATTCCAAAAATGTTGATGCTGAGGAAAAGCAGTATCAGCAAAAGTCTCACTATTCTTCGCTTCAAGCCATGCTCATTCTCATGACCAGCCTTCTAGCACTGACGTTAATTCCTCACCCTCAACAAACCCCATCCTCCACAGTAGATTTGTCAAAACTTGAGTGGTCTACTTCAATCCAAACTCAGCCGATCGCGCTAAATCCTTACGAGCAAAAATTCTTTGCCAATTACCCAGGTGTCACCACTCAAAAACAACAGTTTAAATTCCAAAACTTAACGGGTTCTGTCGTATTGGTTGCCAGCCCCACGTGGCAAGCGCACCATGCACCGGAACTGTGCTTAACAGCGGTTGGATATCACATTGATCAAATGATAGGGAAAGCCTTAACGCCAGCCATAAGCGCACGCTGGTTAACCTTAAATGGCGGTCAGAAAACTTCAACTTACTGGTTTCAGTCTGCAACTCGAACCACTGATGATTTTTTTGTGAGGTTCTGGGGCGAGGTCTTTCGCAAAGATTCAACTTGGACACTGGTTTCTCTTGTATTTGACCAGTCTCACAGTGCCGATGAACCTTCAGTTCAGGCGTTTCTAACCCTAATACATCATGCATTGGCACAAATTCAACCCGTGGGAGAGCAATCATGAGTTCGGTATCTCTCATCCCTAGAAAGGGATTGACCATTCTATTCAACATCTTTTTCTGGATATTTAATGCTTCCCTGCTCCTTGTCATTTACATCGGCATTTTGCCCTTTTTAGGAATGGCGCTGATTAGTGACGCGGCGACCGGTCAAGTTCCCTTAAACTTCTTCATTCCTTTTTTTGGTCTGATAGGTGTTCCAACAGCCTGTACGATCGCGGGTTTTAAGTCCAACCAAAAACTTGCGTCCTTGTCTCTCTTCCAGTTATTTTATGGCGTAGAAGCACCGCTACTGTTGTGCTGTTTATTGCGGTTCTTTGTGCTGCGAGACTTAACGCCCGCCAGTTCTTTTTTGCTGGTTACAGGATTAGTCAGCACGATCGCCACAACTCATTGGCTTGTGAAAGGACGCGATCCTAAAGCGAAGGCAAGCCTTTGGCATTTAATCGGGCTAAGCTTGATACTTTTGCTATCGATTTATTTAGTAGCGATCGCTCTTTTCTTCGTCCCACCGTTCCTTCAATTTATTGCAAACTATTTACCGATTGTGCTCATTTACAGTCTGATCATGTTCCCGTTAACGCTGCTCCTAGCTGGACTAGGAAGCCTGCCGTTCGGAATGTTGTGGGTTTCTGGGCAAGGTTGGAGACAGACTTTTCGGGCTACCACTGTTAGATACGGCACCCAGAAAGTTACTGCGTTAGTGATCGGGCTAGCGATCGCCTGGATCATCATCTTAATGACTCTGCAACAACAGCCGCAAATCCAAGCTTTTGCACTCCTCGAGAACCCGCCTCAGAGTGAAGGCGATCGTCAAGCTCTGGTCCAAAAGTCAGGTGTGATTCGCAAAGGATTACTGAACGCCTACCTCAGCGCTTATCGCTATCCTCGGATCGCAGATACTTCTATTTATAATACCTACCGTCAAGACTTAAAGCTACCAGAAGAATCTGCCCAGGAAATTCAATCAGCCTATAACGTCCTAACTCATCCGTTTCAATATGGCGGCACTTACGAAGACCGGGAAAAAGCCGAAAAGCTATACGCCCAATTTTTTGACACTCCCATCATTCGGGGAGAAAGCGCCGTGATTCAACGCGCCCTAGCCTCAACCTTTAACCGAGGAGAAGCCAAGGCAGGTCTACTGGATGTCAATGAACGACGAGTGCACATTGCAGAACAGCAGGTTAACATCAAACCTCAAGGCGATTGGGCAGAAGTTGAACTTTACGAAGTGTACGAGAATCAAACCTTAGATCAAGAAGAAATTCTTTACTACTTTTCATTACCCGAAAGCGCGGTTGTCACTGGAATCTGGCTAGGCAATACAGCCAATCGTGCTGATAGTTTTCCCTTCCAAATTTCTACTAGAGGAGCAGCCCAGCAGGTCTATAACCAAGAAGTATCTCGTCGAGTCGATCCGGCACTACTCGAGCAAGTGGGATCACAAAATTATCGGTTGCGGGCATTTCCAATTCCAGCTTTTGGGAACGGCAAAATGCACCTGTGGATGACTTATAAGGTGATGAAGCAAGATACAGGCTGGATCATGCCAAAGTTGAACGAACGGCGGAACGTTTATTGGACAGATAAAACCCAGCGCAAAGTTAATGGCAACGCTGTTGCTAAGCAGGATCAGTGGCTGCCCACTGCTATCTCGGCAAACAATGCTCAACCTATAGCCCACCAATTTACGTTACCCAACGGCGGCAATGTTTTAGCGAAGCCTTTTGCTAAAGATCGCTACAGCCTTCCGCAAGGCGATCGCATTGCCGTGGTGCTAGACGGTTCGTACAGCATGAATTCCCACCGTCAGGAAGTTGAAAAAACTTTCCAATGGTTAAAAGCACAGATTCTTCCAAAAAATCAACTAGATCTATACCTGACGGCTAGCGCTCCGGCTCAACCAATTCAATGGAACGGCATGGACAGTTTTGATGCCGCCCAGGCAACTTTCTACGGCAGCTTAGAGCCTCGCCAAATGCTAGAACAGTTCCAAAAACTGCGAAACACAACGCCCTATGATGCCGTTCTGCTCATTACCGATCGCGGCAGCTACGAGTTGACAGAAAACAACAAAACCGCTTTATTGATGCCTGCTCCGCTCTGGCTCCTCCATCTAGACGGACTACAACCCGCTTACGATGATGCCACCCTGGAGGCAATTCAAAGCAGCGGCGGCAGCGTCTCTACTGATGTGCAAGAAATAATGCAGCGAATTGGGACGCAGCCTACTTTGGGCAACGGCACTTCGTTATTAAGCGTAGTAGACCACTATGCCTGGTTCCTCAGCAAAACGCCAGATTCATCTGCTGAAACCGATGAGGCGTTCGCCCCGATCGCGGCTCGTCAATGGGTCACCCAAGTCAGTCAGTCTATCAAGCCCGATCAGCTTCAAGAGCTAGACGCGGTACATACCCTGGCAAAACGCTATCAACTGGTCACACCTTACTCATCCATGATTGTGTTGGTGAATGATCAGCAGAAACAAGACTTGAAGAAGGCAGAAGCAGGGAGCGATCGCTTTAACCGAGAGGTCGAAGATCAGCAGTTGCCACAGCCCAGTACGTTTGGCGATATTTCGGCAGTGCCGGAGCCAGCAGAGTGGATGTTAATGGGAGTTGGAGCCCTACTGTTAGGGGTGGTTTATCGCCGTCAAAAGCAGCAAGCTTCAGGGTTGTAAATGATGGGTGAGGCGATTAATGTTTCTGCGCAAAATGCTCTAGCAATTCTCGGTGCAAAAATCGAGAGCGATCGCCTCTCATAACATAACAACCAAACCGATACACTTGCCGCGTAAACTTTTTAGCAGATCAGAACTCTGGATCGGTGCAGCTAATTTGCTTCAGTTTCGCCTGTCGCTTGCTGAATCTTCTGCTCTAAAACCTTTTCCCAATTGGGATCATCGGGATGAATGGTAATCATGCGTCCTGATGCTTTGGAGCGATCGATATAAACGTGAAAAGCATTGGTATCCTCTCGATGAACCAAAACATAATGACGTAATTCATCAAGATTCATGGATTCAAAATTGGCTTGTGTCATGGCTCGTACCTTCCAGTTGGCTTGATCTCGAAGTCGAGGCTGTCTCCGGCAAGCACATACAAGTTGCCAGTCCGCTCATCGATTCTAACGATTTCAATGGATCTATACTGCCATCCAGAGTAAATCACATTGGTGAGGCGGTAGCAGAGGCGATAAAGCCCCTGAGCTTGCTCATTATTGGGTTTCATTCTTGTGTAGCTTAACTGAGAGGATGTTTGAAAAGTCAAAATTGTGACCCGAACCGCCCCCTAAATCCCCCATTTTGGGGGACTTTTAAGCCACTTCTTGTTCAAAGTCCCCCAAAATGGGGGATTTAGGGGGCGAGTGTAAGAGGCTTTAATACTTTTCAAACATCCTCTGAGCTTACTGATAATAGCGGTTTGGAATCAACTTACGGCACTGATTCGATAACCTGAATTCTTGTCTTTAAAGTTCCGCGTTCCGCGTTCATCATTTCAAAACCCCATCCACTCCCTACTTCCTACTCCTTTCCGCAAAATGTTCTAGCAATTCCCGGTGCAAGAACCGATATCGCCCGCCCACCCGTTGCAGCAAACGGCGCTCGACGCAGTAGTTAAGGAAGCGCGCATAATGCCACGGGGCAGATTGGTTACTGGTAAGGATGAGGCGGAGGCAGAAGTGTTGGATAAAGGCAACGCCACCTAGGGTAAAACCTAGCACTATAGAAACCGCTAACCATTGGGGGATAAGGATAATGGACAAGTTTTGTAGAAGTGCTCCAGCAATCATGTGCCAATCTTTTCTTTTGCCAATTCCGTCAGCGATCGCTACAGGAAAAGACACAAGAATTACACCGCTTATATAGGAGAGCAGGATTATCCAAAGTGTGCTTTGGAGCGAGTTCCAAATGCCTTGGTTTGGGCGCAATCGTACCTCTAAGTCTTGCTTCATCCCGACAGTCATTCCAAAAATCAGTCCTATACTTACCCCAATCATCAACCCACTAACTAACCCAAAAAACACCTCCACAAACAGCAATGTAATGAGATGTGCAAAAGTTCGTTCTCCAGACAGTCCTATTATTAGGCTCAGAAACTGTCCAGCAAGCACCCCAAGAAGCAGCCCAAAAGGCAACCATTCTTTTAGACAGCGCACAATTTCTCGGCGTGCTTCGCGCGACATCCAAGTTCTAAAAACCCCTACGGTCTCAATCTCAGAAAACGCATTAATTAACCCAAAAGGTAGCCCAATCATCAGCCCGCCAGCTATCAGCCCACCAGTTAGCCTGTAGAGCAACCCAGCAGTTGGTGTAATAGCCAGCATAAAAGTCGGCACGCCAGTTATCCCAAAAATCAGCATAGAAGTTAAGCGATACTGCAACTTCTGATTCCTTGTATCCAACCACTCCGGCTGTATCCGCTCAAGCAACAATTCCGTCTGAAAACTCTTCTTTAACTTTCCCGCTAACCACTGCAAATAATGCTGTGTCTGCGCATACTTCGGCTCCGACTCTAGGGCTTTATACGCCCACTCCTTTCCCTTCGCCCCCCGCAGATTCCACTCTGCCTTTCGCATATCCCAACTCAACCGTCGCTCAATATATGCTTCCAATAACTCCGCCTTAGTACCAAACGATCGCCCCTCATAAGCCACCGCCGCAATGCTCAACAGCAATGGCACCCGCAAAATCCCCGGCTTCCCTGCCTCATCGTTTTCCAACATTGCCCCCATCTTCGGCTGCGTCTCTAACGCCTCCCAAAACTCCCTCTGCCCCACATTCAACAAATACCGCCGAATCTGCTCATCTCCCAACGGCTCCAAACTCACTGCTCCAGCAAGCTGCCCCAACGTTGCTCCTCCCTCGCGGTATTCCTCACCACGGCAACACACCACTAGATGCGGATAGGTAAACTGCGCCACCAATCGATTGATCGCAACAATACACTTCTGCTGACGCTCCAAGCCCAACTCATCCAGCCCATCCAGCAGCGGCAGCAACAGCTTATCTTTCAGCCACTGTTCGCTTTCTTTGGGCTGAATGTTAAACATCTCCTTAAGCTGCACCTTCAGCCAATCCCTAATTGGCTGTTTGTCATCCTTCCATGCCGAAAGCTCAAAAATAATCGGCAGCACTGTCCCTGGTGTAGCGATCGCCCCTGCCAAAAGCTCCTGCGCCAATCCCAACAGCGTCGTCGTCTTGCCCGCCCCCGGATCACCCAAAATTAAGAGTTTGCGCTGAGCTTGGCAAAACACCTTCAGCATGGGTTGAGCAGCCAAGTCGGTAATGCCATCCGGTGTTTCTAGTTTGCGGCGCGGTTTTAGGGGAGAGCGATCGACCTGTTGCGGTTGCTCCAACATTGCCAGCGGAATCAATACATCATCATTCAGAACATCGTCTAAACGCTGTTGCACTTCCGATCGCACCGCTTGCAGCAAATCCCGCTGGCGATCGCTCCATTTTTCAATTCTTTTAGGAAACGCCTCCCGAAACATCACCGCTAAATCAACGTCCTGCGTCTCTGGCTGCTCACCCGGAAACGGTACGCGCTGGACTGGCGGATCACTTCCAGGAAAATTTGGCTTTTGTTTGGGCTTTGCGCGTTCTTTCAGGGCTTCCAAAACCCTCAACTGTGCTGTTGCTTCATCTAACCCAAAAATGTCTACACGAGTGATTAAACTCAGCATCCCTCCTGGTTCACAAGGGCTAACCCGAACCGTTAATAAACTACGGTTTTCGCCTGTCGGATCTTTAGCAAACGCCGTTGTCCATTCCGATTGTGTATACGCCGCTTGCAAGTAGTGATCCGATAAAACAGCGATTGTTTTATGGCTCTGCTTTGCAGCTTTGTCCATTTCCAATACAAAGTTGCCCCCCGGTCGGAAATCCCAGGCATCAATAATAACTGAGTAGCCTGCTTCTTCTAGCGTCCAAGCCAACCATTCCGCCCAAGGGCGATCGCCCTGGTTGTAGCTAATGAAAAAATCTTTAGTCGATGGTAGCATTCAGCTTTCGGGGGTAAGGAAACACAGTCCTTAAGATCACCCTAATTTTAGGGATAGAGCAGGATTTTGCCAAGAATTCTACATCAGCCCCATTCCCAATCCTCACCCTTCAGCTTTAACGAGGTAAATGGTTATGGGCGATCGCCAAATCCAACACCACCTTTTCATACACCTGGTTCAACTTATGCCGTCCCTACAGGCATCCCCAATAAATCCTCAATCCTCGGCATCTCTTCTAGCGAAATCACCCGCCCCTCATCTTCAAATCCCGAAATTTCATTAAAGTTCAGGTAGCGATATAAATCTGCCGCAAACGGATCAATCTTCTCCGCCATCACCTCCAAATACTCCGCCACTGTGGGAATTCGTCCCAGCAGTGCACAAACTGCCGCCAGTTCAGCAGAACCCAGATAAACCTGAGCATCTTTGCCCATACGGTTGTTAAAATTGCGCGTTGACGTTGAAAAGACCGTCACGCCATCGGCGACCCGCGCCTGATTGCCCATACACAGCGAACATCCTGGCATTTCCGTTCGGGCACCCGTCGCCACAAAAATGTCATACATCCCCTCTTCGCGGAGTTGCTTTTCGTCCATTCGGGTTGGAGGCGCAATCCACAGTTTTGCCTTCGCCACGCC is a genomic window of Timaviella obliquedivisa GSE-PSE-MK23-08B containing:
- the xrtO gene encoding exosortase O, giving the protein MTENHWVRWNARPDYDRWQGILSTCAIAGSWLYLNRSVLDWLAQTLQEISVFNGLMLIAGGLLLLGLGIYYRQQIQFSALTLRALPLAIMLGCGIGAIATRWLIALEQLPVVLFVSGTYGMLGLFLAPVTWRKGLPVGVAIACLFPFGVQFSTGLGAPARVLTAYVVEFVLNLWHVPAISTEDIILLDTGVAYVDSPCSGLKSMWTGTLFLLAATWLENREMGLRWLVVGVANLGFLAIANTARIITLVVLTHVLHQPALAEMLHVPLGLMGFVIASLTTWGLLRWVPRQRSITDSKNVDAEEKQYQQKSHYSSLQAMLILMTSLLALTLIPHPQQTPSSTVDLSKLEWSTSIQTQPIALNPYEQKFFANYPGVTTQKQQFKFQNLTGSVVLVASPTWQAHHAPELCLTAVGYHIDQMIGKALTPAISARWLTLNGGQKTSTYWFQSATRTTDDFFVRFWGEVFRKDSTWTLVSLVFDQSHSADEPSVQAFLTLIHHALAQIQPVGEQS
- a CDS encoding TIGR02921 family PEP-CTERM protein → MSSVSLIPRKGLTILFNIFFWIFNASLLLVIYIGILPFLGMALISDAATGQVPLNFFIPFFGLIGVPTACTIAGFKSNQKLASLSLFQLFYGVEAPLLLCCLLRFFVLRDLTPASSFLLVTGLVSTIATTHWLVKGRDPKAKASLWHLIGLSLILLLSIYLVAIALFFVPPFLQFIANYLPIVLIYSLIMFPLTLLLAGLGSLPFGMLWVSGQGWRQTFRATTVRYGTQKVTALVIGLAIAWIIILMTLQQQPQIQAFALLENPPQSEGDRQALVQKSGVIRKGLLNAYLSAYRYPRIADTSIYNTYRQDLKLPEESAQEIQSAYNVLTHPFQYGGTYEDREKAEKLYAQFFDTPIIRGESAVIQRALASTFNRGEAKAGLLDVNERRVHIAEQQVNIKPQGDWAEVELYEVYENQTLDQEEILYYFSLPESAVVTGIWLGNTANRADSFPFQISTRGAAQQVYNQEVSRRVDPALLEQVGSQNYRLRAFPIPAFGNGKMHLWMTYKVMKQDTGWIMPKLNERRNVYWTDKTQRKVNGNAVAKQDQWLPTAISANNAQPIAHQFTLPNGGNVLAKPFAKDRYSLPQGDRIAVVLDGSYSMNSHRQEVEKTFQWLKAQILPKNQLDLYLTASAPAQPIQWNGMDSFDAAQATFYGSLEPRQMLEQFQKLRNTTPYDAVLLITDRGSYELTENNKTALLMPAPLWLLHLDGLQPAYDDATLEAIQSSGGSVSTDVQEIMQRIGTQPTLGNGTSLLSVVDHYAWFLSKTPDSSAETDEAFAPIAARQWVTQVSQSIKPDQLQELDAVHTLAKRYQLVTPYSSMIVLVNDQQKQDLKKAEAGSDRFNREVEDQQLPQPSTFGDISAVPEPAEWMLMGVGALLLGVVYRRQKQQASGL
- a CDS encoding DNA-binding protein → MINSDSIKNPRTTAETKTQKQWFFTSDAAIELDLPAEKLRELYRNGMFQMGFHIRDVSAPKSKRPTLQFHVERCSKQLETPPEKRKQY
- a CDS encoding methyltransferase domain-containing protein, with amino-acid sequence MNLFLTLGLLLALPTVGIVLYLATARRYQSSDSVANSYDQWTEDGILEFYWGEHIHLGHYGSPPRPKDFLTAKADFVHEMVRWGGLDQLPRNATVLDVGCGIGGSSRILAEDYGFAVTGVTISPQQVSRAQQLTPPELNAQFQVDDAMALSFPDASFDVVWSIEAGPHMPDKAIFAKELMRVLKPGGIMVMADWNQRDDRQIPLNFWERPVMQQLLDQWSHPAFSSIEGFSELLAKTGFVEGLVTTADWTPQTLPSWIDSIWQGIIRPTGLVKFGFSGFIKSLREVPTLLLMRLAFGAGLCRFGMFRAVRANALAPSTESDRHKTLA
- a CDS encoding site-specific integrase produces the protein MTLEEVNARLKAAKIGISIECRGDRLSLRGTLPPKIKLGETKTKQRTIPLKIYANPAGLKRAEKEARKLGGQLGCKEFNWDDWEDEPEPDQETVSSWVERFETDYFNRRSRTPKSETTWRTDYRQPFSQLPSDALLTAETLRQSILETEPDTRNRQRRCMALGLLAKFAGLELNATALRGDYSPKRVSPRDLPTDAEISQWRDRIPNLRWQYAFGLMACYGLRNHELFHIDLEKLKTNPVLSLIDDKDGGGKTGARRVWACYPEWWDKWQLWNVDLLPQVTGKTNSDLGSRVTIALKRYGFYKPYNLRHAWAVRTLEFDIPVELAAQQMGHSLKVHDESYHAWISDDVHQRAFDRAMQRPDRPLAP